One region of Mugil cephalus isolate CIBA_MC_2020 chromosome 17, CIBA_Mcephalus_1.1, whole genome shotgun sequence genomic DNA includes:
- the nin gene encoding ninein isoform X3 — protein sequence MKALLATQAVQIDAPTFFGRVLSCGMGDGQEQDYEERLKEVFNSFDTGGCGSLCPEELSELCRSLHLDDATPALLHALLQDQDPLTLRVHFEQFKNALILVLSASVEPPQAEQETSTKPGSPEIQPKFVKGSKRYGRRSTPEFIEPISDLAEVASVNPADEEDLEDAYDSAVPRKRERWNAHDTSAEEYEAEGQMHLWNPDEPSTPRGSVGPLSTRLEEKLREACDDLAITWDGCASHAELLMLCEHMGLEINGDILLSLTSDGVMSVQEFVSRVVNHNKPPTPSASTPYRQLKRLHSTQPFDEGGRRIATPSALTSTIGMRLFSTLDDGTGFAPVENILDAWVEEGIDNSTEILQALNFDLDGKLSLSDLTMALENELLVTRNGIHQAALASFKAEIRYLLERVDREIREKEKIRSDLDKAEKLKTQLATEVDEHHSAIEHMNNLNLRKLEQDHKEKLAAVRSELMKEMDQIQQQAGLQREELEAEIEKIREDESFLRDHLSISVKENRRLEMELLDSTDKFMEAQSHISKLQTSLDNIMKDKFGDLDPNSADILLQEERIKQLRNGYEAQCRELQDRIDELQSELQDFHSLGRSHQPGHKPLSEELESKSPGMESDPGIGSEEVQPFSMSLEAEMMLEHLKEQHLQEMEDLRNQLEAKISEFDKMVEKQRATHEDQKASLVLQYQQEVQALREEMAGVQSHARELQIQLEQAELERTCLEEKQAEERADLENLQEEEVGNLRARLLEAHAHVADLEEQLKTLEARRVEADEKLSTEVEELSRQHAAEMEKLKEEHAELLSVRLEEQRKELQEEMAQMERRLMDDWEREKETLEGSHEEKLRAELEEAKLRFEEERDETVKRLTEQWQKERAQLDEQNNETLQVLLEEEMLRLVREQEEKETKLREQWERERAQLEESHGKDLQDRMAEERLQLQEQFGQKERRLREEWERERLQLEEDYEGMIQERLSEEKEKLEGEREEEERRLEKLVAEEKARLEESHREAVKELSGKHAEERDALSATLDQLRDDIARERREIEISFNQRIKEVEDRFSGDQESVAKRFQADVLKLEQHYQNELKDLCDSHAMQKLQWEAEIQKAIESAEEQRKIIEDAMDQERRRLNQEWVKERQELESVHNKEVEALMMENKQLQKELDDMVSKAQTKEIELSRQLNELHNRLQESLKARNELLSQSENKALETELLLNQTVEDFKQEREELVSNYSALEAKFTEMLSVSERQIAERIALLTERDDLKVKIEELEVLLKQSAVDFELERKELQENMSVLEEKLKASDGAEVREETDALKIRIKELEMEVKLLLASAENAEEKEINESNEINSFLEKMSAEEPSQTLVEQDVETLDQDNEDDNQKQDDRRVLQAEMTETSILQPENAAVFGEQCDDQVVDVPDSQHTSPRRAELCCESHESTPCDQHRPQSPENNLNAENKKNEAVSPEMLREPVSSPEALGENKVVSESPDEELEPQDVPAVDRGSSSHEDEPSHENVVPAPSTPEGAGDPDEPSPVDVEVKRLPNDSHDSGQEADINVDSDCERLTTGGTDEKYDCVETAGEDCDREQQGSSLRKLHSLYNTATNENVLLHEKISLLQQKTEILENLLAHNNEKIKSGHQVLEENYGLKVKMLLLMDHVKELETKALEATELQIRYEDCVCENAKLKDQNAELEKRVWSLESRVNVFHDFHDQQVSLVDEISRMREENTKLSELFIELENQEGILSGLHPDDKEQPESPNEEEEDEDEEEEGEEALLDLYLEENAQSVSKFEKQNTELRRAIAELQDKSQTLNETTQAHRSEASRLAEENVFLRQRIAALKEEDLKEAQEGLTKTLEQLKKEKFAAQKAAENFKKQISELRLQSQQLEDENETLSEKNSQNVADMETLQQQLEELIKENEERVAFPAQEKRKLAACVSALKAKLTKALGNAAQLEERNFQLSQQLREKAGKVDALESRLNHLVEERKAVDKETVGLRSQLNKAEERVKTVDDSLQGVSRQNARLKSDLRVVQQERDSLKHEVTVLHKQLQNANDKNHVLEMSMRSGSLQNHSKKLHREETSRLETCKDLQLLRQVNESLQAEVHSIKEDLVQSREKARQLDATVSSLKQNKQHSQSSLVKALEQENAALRQELEAQRELNKGCEAAQRHSELESLQQENEALKAQMARLSTQLLESFQAQLVGLLPPSPHRMPRGQHRGEDPDNVQQDERERKMRKMEERMREIELSLHNVKLLLKEKVAQLKDQLNKNGKADVLIKDLYTENSQLIKALEITEQRQIIAEKKNNLLEEKISSLNKIVRELSPSPVPSLMYLK from the exons ATGAAGGCGCTTTTAGCGACGCAGGCTGTCCAGATAGATGCTCCCACTTTCTTT GGCCGGGTGCTGTCCTGTGGGATGGGTGACGGCCAAGAGCAGGACTACGAGGAGCGGCTGAAGGAagtttttaacagttttgacACCGGCGGCTGCGGCTCCCTGTGCCCGGAGGAGCTGTCTGAACTCTGCCGGTCCCTCCACCTGGACGATGCCACGCCAGCGCTTCTCCACGCACTGCTGCAGGACCAGGACCCCCTCACCCTCAGG GTTCACTTTGAGCAGTTCAAGAACGCACTTATTCTCGTTTTGTCGGCAAGCGTCGAGCCGCCTCAAGCGGAACAGGAAACTTCAACGAAACCAG GGTCTCCTGAGATCCAACCAAAGTTTGTGAAGGGCAGCAAACGTTACGGCCGCCGCTCCACGCCAGAGTTCATCGAGCCTATTTCGGACTTGGCCGAGGTGGCGAGCGTAAACCCAGCTGATGAGGAGGATTTGGAGGACGCCTATGACTCAGCTGTTCCCAGGAAGCGTGAG CGCTGGAACGCTCACGACACAAGCGCAGAGGAGTATGAAGCCGAAG GTCAAATGCATCTCTGGAACCCAGATGAGCCGAGTACACCCCGGGGATCCGTCGGTCCTCTGTCCACACGTTTAGAGGAGAAACTACGTGAAGCCTGTGATGATCTGGCCATAACGTGGGATGGATGTGCCAGTCACGCTGAACTGCTCATGCTCTGTGAGCATATGGGCCTGGAG ATAAACGGGGATATCCTCCTGAGTCTGACTTCTGATGGAGTGATGAGCGTCCAGGAGTTTGTTTCTAGGGTCGTAAACCACAACAAGCCCCCGACACCGTCCGCCTCCACTCCCTACAGACAACTTAAACGGCTCCACTCCACTCAG CCGTTTGATGAAGGAGGCCGGAGGATCGCTACTCCCTCCGCTTTGACCAGCACCATCGGCATGCGTCTCTTCTCCACACTTGATGACGGCACTGGTTTCGCTCCGGTTGAAAACATCCTGGACGCCTGGGTAGAAGAGGGAATAGATAACAGCACTGAGATCCTGCAG GCTTTGAATTTCGACCTGGATGGAAAGCTGAGTCTTAGTGATCTCACCATGGCACTGGAAAACGAGCTGCTCGTTACCAGGAACGGGATTCACCAGGCGGCTCTGGCGAGTTTCAAAGCCGAGATTCGATATCTCCT TGAACGTGTGGACAGAGAAatcagggagaaagagaaaatccGGTCTGACCTGGACAAAGCAGAGAAGCTGAAAACTCAGCTGGCCACCGAGGTGGATGAGCATCACTCTGCAATCGAGCACATGAATAATCTCAATCTCAG GAAGCTTGAGCAGGaccacaaagagaagctggCAGCGGTGCGATCGGAGCTGATGAAGGAGATGGACCAGATCCAGCAGCAGGCCGGCCTGCAGCGCGAGGAGCTGGAGGCCGAGATCGAGAAGATCAGGGAGGATGAGTCTTTTCTCAGAGACCACCTCTCTATCTCAGTGAAg GAGAACAGGCGTCTTGAAATGGAGTTACTGGACAGCACCGACAAATTTATGGAGGCGCAGAGTCACATTTCCAAACTCCAGACAAGTTTGGACAACATTATGAAAGACAAG TTTGGAGACCTGGACCCCAACAGTGCTGACATCTTACTCCAAGAGGAACGTATTAAACAGCTACGCAACGGCTACGAAGCTCAGTGCAGG gAACTGCAGGATCGTATTGACGAGCTGCAGTCGGAGTTGCAGGACTTCCACAGTCTGGGTCGAAGTCATCAGCCCGGACACAAGCCTCTGTCTGAGGAGCTGGAGAGTAAAAGCCCCGGCATGGAGTCCGACCCAG GTATCGGTTCAGAGGAGGTTCAGCCTTTCAGCATGAGTCTGGAGGCAGAGATGATGCTGGAGCATCTGAAGGAGCAGCACCTTCAAGAAATGGAGGATTTGCGGAACCAGCTGGAAGCAAAG ATCAGTGAATTCGACAAAATGGTGGAAAAGCAGCGTGCGACCCACGAGGACCAGAAAGCTTCCTTGGTCCTCCAGTACCAGCAGGAGGTGCAGGCGCTGAGGGAGGAGATGGCCGGCGTTCAGAGCCACGCGCGGGAGCTCCAGATCCAGCTCGAGCAGGCGGAGCTGGAGCGGACCTgtctggaggagaagcaggCGGAGGAGAGGGCCGACCTCGAgaacctgcaggaggaggaggtgggaaaCCTCAGGGCCCGGCTGCTTGAAGCCCACGCCCACGTCGCCgacctggaggagcagctgaagacgCTCGAAGCCCGGCGGGTGGAGGCCGATGAAAAACTTTCAActgaggtggaggagctgagcaGGCAACACGCCGCTGAGATGGAGAAGCTAAAAGAGGAGCATGCAGAGTTGCTGAGTGTCAGACTGGAAGAGCAGAGAAAGGAACTGCAGGAAGAAATGGCTCAAATGGAGAGGAGATTAATGGATGACtgggaaagagagaaggaaacgTTGGAAGGAAGCCATGAGGAGAAACTGAGGGCTGAACTAGAGGAGGCGAAGTTGAGGTTTGAGGAGGAGCGCGATGAAACTGTGAAGAGGCTGACGGAGCAGTGGCAGAAAGAGAGGGCTCAGCTGGACGAGCAGAATAACGAGACTCTGCAGGTgttgctggaggaggagatgttgaGACTTGTCAGGGagcaagaggagaaggagacgaAGCTGAGGGAGcagtgggagagggagcgagctCAGCTTGAGGAGAGTCACGGGAAGGATCTGCAGGACAGGATGGCTGaggagaggctgcagctgcaggagcAGTTTGGGCAGAAGGAGAGAAGGCTGAGGGaggagtgggagagggagaggctgcagctggaggaggactACGAAGGCATGATCCAGGAGAGGCTGAgcgaggagaaggagaagcttGAGggcgagagagaggaggaggagaggaggctggagAAACTGGTGGCCGAGGAGAAGGCTCGTCTAGAGGAGAGTCACCGAGAGGCCGTGAAGGAGCTGAGCGGCAAACACGCTGAGGAGAGGGATGCTCTCAGTGCCACGTTGGACCAGCTACGAGACGACATCGCTCGGGAGAG GAGGGAAATCGAGATCAGCTTCAACCAGAGAATCAAAGAAGTGGAAGATCGGTTCTCAGGTGATCAGGAATCTGTTGCAAAGCGTTTTCAAGCTGACGTTCTGAAACTAGAGCAGCACTATCAAAATGAGCTGAAGGACCTTTGTGACAGCCACGCCATGCAGAAGCTCCAATGGGAAGCAGAGATCCAGAAAGCTATTGAGAGCGCTGAGGAACAAAGAAAGATAATAGAGGATGCCATGGATCAGGAAAGAAGGAGACTGAATCAAGAGTGGGTGAAAGAACGACAGGAACTAGAAAGTGTTCACAACAAAGAAGTGGAAGCACTTATGATGGAGAACAAGCAGCTGCAGAAGGAGCTTGATGACATGGTCAGTAAGGCTCAGACGAAAGAAATCGAGCTGAGTAGGCAGCTGAACGAGCTCCATAACAGGCTCCAGGAGAGTCTGAAAGCCAGAAACGAACTTCTCTCTCAGTCCGAGAACAAAGCCCTCGAGACGGAGCTCCTGTTGAATCAAACCGTGGAGGATTTTAAACAGGAGCGAGAAGAACTCGTGAGCAACTATTCAGCGCTCGAGGCGAAATTCACGGAGATGCTTTCCGTTTCTGAGAGGCAGATCGCGGAGAGGATCGCGCTGTTAACCGAGCGTGACGATTTGAAGGTGAAGATAGAGGAGTTGGAGGTGCTTCTTAAACAGTCTGCGGTGGACTTTGAGCTCGAGAGGAAggagctgcaggaaaacatgTCCGTTCTAGAGGAGAAGCTAAAAGCGAGTGACGGAGCAGAGGTTCGGGAGGAAACGGATGCACTTAAAATCAGAATTAAAGAGCTGGAGATGGAAGTAAAACTGCTTTTGGCCTCTGCAGAAAATgctgaggaaaaagaaataaatgaatccaatgaaattaattcatttctGGAGAAGATGTCTGCAGAGGAACCATCTCAGACTCTAGTTGAACAAGATGTAGAGACTCTTGATCAGGACAATGAGGACGATAACCAAAAACAAGATGATAGAAGAGTTTTGCAAGCAGAAATGACTGAGACAAGTATTTTACAGCCTGAAAATGCCGCTGTCTTTGGTGAGCAATGTGACGATCAGGTTGTTGATGTTCCTGATTCCCAGCACACAAGCCCCAGGCGAGCTGAACTTTGTTGTGAAAGCCATGAATCGACACCTTGTGACCAACACAGACCTCAATCCCCAGAAAATAACTTGaatgctgaaaacaaaaaaaacgaggcCGTTTCCCCAGAGATGCTGCGTGAGCCCGTCTCATCACCTGAGGCTTTGGGAGAGAATAAAGTAGTTTCTGAGTCGCCTGACGAGGAACTCGAACCTCAAGATGTTCCAGCTGTGGACCGTGGAAGCTCTTCCCACGAAGACGAGCCAAGTCACGAGAATGTGGTCCCTGCTCCCTCAACGCCGGAGGGAGCAGGTGACCCAGATGAACCGTCTCCTGTGGACGTTGAGGTTAAACGTTTACCAAATGACTCTCATGACAGCGGACAGGAAGCTGATATCAATGTGGATTCAGATTGTGAACGTTTAACCACAGGAGGGACGGATGAAAAGTACGATTGTGTGGAAACGGCGGGCGAAGATTGTGACCGTGAACAACAGGGGAGCTCTCTCCGGAAGCTCCATTCTTTATATAACACCGCCACAAATGAGAACGTCCTCCTGCATGAGAAAATCTCCTTGCTTCAGCAGAAGACCGAGATACTGGAGAACCTGTTGGCCCACAACAATGAGAAGATCAAAAGCGGCCACCAGGTTTTAGAGGAGAACTACGGGCTCAAGGtgaagatgctgctgctgatggatcACGTGAAGGAGCTGGAGACGAAGGCCTTGGAAGCGACCGAGCTTCAGATCAGATACGAAGACTGCGTGTGTGAAAACGCCAAACTGAAGGACCAAAACGCGGAGCTTGAGAAGAGGGTTTGGAGCCTGGAAAGTAGGGTGAACGTTTTCCACGACTTCCACGATCAGCAGGTTTCTCTCGTGGATGAGATCAGCAGGATGAGGGAGGAGAACACAAAGCTGTCTGAGCTCTTCATTGAGTTGGAAAATCAGGAAGGGATTCTCTCAGGTTTGCACCCCGATGACAAAGAGCAACCAGAGAGCCctaacgaggaggaggaggatgaggatgaggaggaggagggggaggaggctTTACTGGATCTGTATCTGGAGGAGAACGCTCAGTCGGTGTCCAAGTTCGAGAAGCAGAACACCGAACTTCGGAGAGCCATCGCAGAGCTGCAAGACAAGTCACAGACTTTAAACGAAACGACACAAGCTCATAG gtctgAAGCCAGTCGTCTTGCAGAAGAAAACGTCTTCCTCAGGCAACGAATCGCTGCACTGAAGGAAGAGGACTTGAAAGAGGCCCAGGAAGGGTTAAC AAAAACACTGGAGCAGTTGAAAAAGGAGAAGTTTGCAGCTCAAAAAGCGGCAGAAAATTTTAAGAAACAG ATTTCAGAGCTGCGTTTGCAAAGCCAGCAGCTTGAGGACGAGAACGAGACGCTGTCGGAGAAAAATTCCCAAAACGTTGCCGACATGGagactctgcagcagcagctggaggagctgatcAAGGAGAACGAGGAGAGGGTGGCGTTCCCTGCCCAGGAGAAGCGGAAG CTGGCGGCGTGTGTGTCCGCTCTGAAGGCAAAGTTGACCAAGGCTCTGGGGAACGCTgcacagctggaggagaggaattTCCAGCTGTCACAGCAGCTCAGAGAGAAG gCGGGTAAAGTGGACGCTTTGGAGAGTCGGCTCAACCATCTCGTCGAGGAGAGGAAGGCTGTGGATAAAGAGACTGTCGGTCTGAGGAGCCAGCTAAACAAAGCTGAAGAGAGA GTCAAAACCGTGGATGATTCTCTTCAGGGCGTGAGCCGTCAAAATGCTCGTCTGAAGTCAGACCTCCGTGTCGTGCAGCAGGAGAGGGATTCCCTCAAACATGAAGTTACAGTGctacacaaacagctgcagaatGCCAATGATAAA AACCATGTCCTGGAGATGTCCATGCGCTCCGGCAGTCTGCAGAACCACAGCAAGAAGCTGCACAGAGAGGAGACGTCTCGTCTGGAGACCTGCAAGGACCTGCAGCTGCTGAGGCAAGTCAACGAGAGCCTCCAGGCAGAAGTTCACAGCATCAAAGAAGACCTGGTCCAGTCCAGAGAGAAG gcccGTCAGCTGGACGCGACCGTCTCGTCTCTGAAGcagaacaaacaacacagtCAGTCGTCGCTGGTTAAAGCCCTGGAGCAGGAGAACGCCGCTCTGAGGCAGGAGCTTGAAGCACAAAGGGAGCTGAATAAG GGCTGCGAAGCTGCACAGAGACACTCGGAGCTGGAGAGTCTTCAGCAGGAAAACGAGGCGCTCAAAGCCCAAATGGCTCGACTGTCCACACAGCTCTTAGAG tCCTTTCAGGCTCAGTTAGTCGGacttcttcctccatctcctcacaGGATGCCCAGAGGACAACATCGCGGTGAAGATCCAGACAACGTGCAG CAGGATGAAAGGGAGcggaagatgaggaagatggaggagcgCATGAGGGAAATCGAACTGTCGCTGCACAACGTCAAGCTGCTGCTCAAAGAGAAGGTCGCTCAGCTGAAAGACCAG CTGAACAAGAACGGCAAAGCCGACGTGCTGATCAAAGACCTGTACACGGAAAACTCCCAGCTGATCAAGGCCCTGGAGATCACGGAGCAGCGGCAGATAATcgcagagaagaagaacaatctgctggaggagaagatcTCCAGCCTCAACAAGATTGTGCGCGAGCTGAGTCCGTCGCCCGTCCCGTCGCTGATGTATCTCAAGTGA